Proteins encoded by one window of Juglans regia cultivar Chandler chromosome 15, Walnut 2.0, whole genome shotgun sequence:
- the LOC109012168 gene encoding endoglucanase 25-like: MPSSSGFVHAVSEAGRLLPSASRWNSIEIDFNIVPQSMNGYDSIPSRFSKSFDYDLTITDRKYFKRFIIISVSVAFVILALVLLIHFVPQKHTHHVSPKNLTLALSQALMFFDAQKSGHYPKNSPVKFRGDSGLLDGNSGNTHVDLEGGFYDSGNNIKFSFTTAYTVTLLSWTVIEYHEKYADIGELEHVKDIIKWGSDYLLKLFPPQNATSDAIILYSQVGSASNETDSTPNDINCWQRPEDMNYQRPVSQCGSTASDLAGEIVAALSAASLVFKEDTKYSNGLVEAAEKLFGIASKVESTNQGTYTTNAACAGDARKFYNSTGFEDELVWGGTWLFFATGNTSYLDYATTGTYNSSVAKEKSSDKGVFYWNNKLTANGVLLTRIRYFHDLGYPYEDVFVSSTNMTHSVMCSYLSKQDFEKTQGGLILLKPNSGTTLQFAATAAFLSKLYSDYLDLLSRSGVNCKSDGFSVNMLRSFSMSQAYYILGQNPMKMSYMVGFGDHFPTQVHHRSASIPWDGRPYSCEEGAKWQKSIAANPNVLLGAMVAGPDQFDNFLDERVKPWFTEPTIASNAGLVAALIALHDPPRNSSDSNRFNLGIDQMGIFGNIHLVPAGS, encoded by the exons ATGCCATCCTCTTCAGGGTTTGTTCATGCAGTATCAGAGGCTGGCCGCCTTCTCCCTTCAGCAAGCCGCTGGAACTCTATAGAAATCGATTTTAACATTGTCCCTCAATCTATGAATGGCTACGATTCGATCCCCTCTCGATTCTCGAAATCCTTTGATTATGATCTAACTATCACCGATAGAAAGTACTTCAAACGTTTTATTATCATTTCAGTCTCAGTAGCTTTTGTAATCCTAGCTCTTGTTCTGTTGATTCACTTTGTGCCTCAGAAACATACCCATCATGTGTCTCCAAAGAATCTCACGCTTGCATTAAGCCAAGCTCTAATGTTTTTTGATGCTCAAaagt CTGGACATTACCCGAAAAATAGTCCGGTGAAGTTTCGAGGAGATTCAGGATTGCTTGATGGGAATTCAGGCAATACCCATGTGGACCTTGAAGGTGGTTTCTATGATTCTGGCAACAACATAAAATTCAGCTTCACCACAGCTTACACTGTTACCCTCTTGAGTTGGACTGTCATCGAATATCATGAAAAGTATGCTGATATTGGCGAGCTCGAACATGTTAAGGACATCATAAAATGGGGAAGTGACTACTTGCTTAAGCTTTTTCCTCCCCAAAACGCAACTTCAGATGCCATCATATTGTATTCTCAG GTTGGAAGCGCTAGTAATGAAACCGATAGTACTCCCAACGACATAAACTGCTGGCAAAGACCTGAAGACATGAATTATCAGCGTCCTGTTTCACAATGTGGGAGCACAGCTTCAGATTTAGCTGGGGAAATCGTTGCAGCATTATCAGCTGCATCATTGGTATTCAAAGAAGATACAAAGTACTCCAACGGTTTAGTTGAAGCAGCAGAGAAGTTATTTGGGATTGCTTCAAAGGTAGAATCCACTAATCAGGGAACGTACACCACGAATGCTGCTTGTGCAGGAGATGCAAGAAAGTTCTATAACTCAACCGGTTTCGAGGATGAATTAGTTTGGGGAGGAACTTGGTTGTTCTTTGCTACCGGGAACACTTCTTACCTCGATTATGCTACAACCGGAACATATAACTCATCCGTAGCCAAGGAAAAATCTTCTGATAAAGGGGTTTTCTACTGGAACAACAAGCTCACAGCTAATGGA GTTTTGCTAACGCGAATTCGATACTTCCACGATCTTGGTTACCCATATGAAGATGTTTTCGTATCGTCGACAAACATGACTCACTCTGTCATGTGTTCTTATCTTTCTAAACAAGACTTCGAGAAGACACAAG GTGGATTGATCCTCCTAAAGCCTAATTCTGGCACAACACTTCAGTTTGCGGCAACAGCAGCTTTCCTAAGCAAATTGTACAGTGActaccttgatcttctgagtaGGTCAGGTGTGAACTGCAAGAGTGATGGTTTTTCTGTGAATATGTTGAGGAGCTTCTCCATGTCTCAG GCTTATTACATACTAGGACAAAATCCAATGAAGATGAGCTACATGGTTGGCTTTGGAGACCATTTTCCAACCCAAGTTCACCACAGGAGTGCATCGATCCCTTGGGATGGTAGACCTTACTCTTGTGAAGAGGGAGCTAAATGGCAAAAGTCCATTGCTGCAAATCCAAATGTTCTTTTGGGAGCCATGGTAGCTGGACCAGACCAGTTTGATAACTTCCTAGACGAAAGGGTTAAGCCATGGTTCACTGAGCCAACCATCGCGAGCAATGCTGGTTTAGTTGCAGCACTGATTGCACTTCATGACCCTCCTCGCAATTCTTCCGATTCGAATCGCTTTAACTTGGGCATAGACCAAATGGGTATCTTTGGGAATATCCATTTAGTTCCTGCAGGTTCTTAA
- the LOC109012162 gene encoding uncharacterized protein C57A10.07-like has translation MNKYSFGSSGSPKSFQAYPRAVEFDLESGTTRRARKPKNSPFHPTKMINSLRTRLQYYYKMHPLLVFIIFLSLGVTILIVLSLYESHYRMMGSYQKLDVSSGDYPFPKLRNLVMVAGHSVYTSSSCGQADKEDSWFLESYQKNPGQAATFIRHIQEGVEIAAKDDAALLLFSGGETRKDAGPRSEAQSYWSVAEFRGWFGMEENVRWRALTEEHARDSFENLLFSVCRFRELTGMYPYNITVVSYDFKEERFAHLHRSAIGFPEPRFFYIGTPASQTSKEAALKGEALVRAQFQGDPYGCQGSLYRKKLGRDPFHRSIPYPNGCPEIEGLFRYCGAAPYPGSLPWS, from the exons ATGAACAAATATTCATTTGGGTCTTCTGGGAGTCCCAAGTCCTTCCAGGCATACCCAAGGGCTGTTGAATTTGATTTAGAATCAGGAACCACTAGACGTGCCCGAAAGCCTAAGAATTCTCCATTTCATCCCACCAAGATGATTAATTCATTGCGAACCCGCCTTCAATATTACTATAAGATGCACCCACTTCTAgtattcatcatcttcttgtCCCTTGGGGTCACAATTCTCATCGTTTTGTCTCTGTATGAGAGCCACTACCGAATGATGGGTAGTTATCAAAAGCTTGATGTGAGCTCGGGTGATTATCCGTTCCCAAAGCTTCGTAATCTTGTAATGGTTGCCGGGCATTCTGTATATACGAGTAGTAGCTGTGGGCAAGCTGATAAGGAGGATTCGTGGTTTTTGGAGTCATATCAGAAGAATCCAGGCCAAGCTGCTACCTTTATAAGACATATACAAGAGGGAGTTGAAATTGCAGCCAAAGATGATGCGGCTTTGCTTTTGTTTAGTGGTGGAGAGACACGGAAAGATGCTGGTCCCCGTAGCGAGGCTCAAAGTTATTGGAGCGTCGCTGAATTCAGAGGATGGTTCG GCATGGAAGAAAATGTGAGATGGAGGGCACTCACAGAAGAGCATGCAAGGGACAGCTTTGAGAATCTTCTCTTTAGCGTGTGTCGTTTCCGAGAGCTTACTGGCATGTATCCATATAACATAACT GTTGTAAGTTATGATTTTAAGGAAGAGAGATTTGCACATCTGCATCGGTCTGCAATTGGATTTCCAGAGCCAAGGTTTTTCTACATAGGCACCCCAGCTTCACAGACTTCAAAAGAAGCCGCTTTGAAAGGTGAGGCATTGGTGCGGGCCCAATTCCAAGGAGATCCCTATGGGTGCCAAGGATCACTCTATCGGAAAAAACTCGGGCGGGATCCTTTTCACCGATCGATTCCTTATCCAAATGGGTGCCCTGAGATTGAAGGTCTGTTCAGATACTGCGGAGCAGCTCCTTATCCGGGCTCCCTTCCTTGGTCCTAG
- the LOC109012161 gene encoding pathogen-related protein-like has translation MASQSVDKDIYRNYLNAEEVKNIEWRYAAPPNYDVVNKLFEEGRTKIWPPGSLEENVQNLVKTWEMEIFHKTNLDDFKTLDPKKYTFSLNGRKALTLQEVGKLGGYNPLLQTSLPEKFRGYNPDKETADSSHRSFTTTFPRGFALEIFQVYSGPPVIVFKFRHWGYMEGPFKGHAPTGEIVQFYGMAIFELDEQEKIVKVEFFYDPGELLGGLLKSESLDGSAEEPSTSCPVLRNTG, from the exons ATGGCGTCTCAAAGTGTTGATAAAGACATATATCGTAATTACTTGAACGcagaagaagtgaagaacatCGAATGGAGGTATGCAGCCCCTCCAAACTATGATGTTGTCAACAAGCTCTTTGAAGAAGGCAGAACTAAG ATATGGCCTCCTGGGTCACTTGAGGAAAATGTGCAGAACCTTGTAAAGACATGGGAAATGGAGATTTTCCATAAGACCAACCTGGATGACTTCAAAACCCTTGATCCCAAGAAGTACACTTTCAGCTTAAATG GCAGGAAGGCCTTAACTTTGCAAGAAGTAGGCAAGCTGGGAGGATATAATCCACTGCTGCAGACCTCTCTACCTGAGAAATTTAGGGGCTATAATCCAGATAAGGAAACAGCAGATTCTTCTCACCGGTCTTTTACGACAACATTCCCTCGAGGGTTTGCTTTGGAGATTTTCCAAGTGTATAGTGGGCCACCGGTGATTGTGTTCAAGTTCAGGCATTGGGGTTACATGGAGGGTCCTTTCAAAGGCCATGCCCCAACTGGAGAAATTGTTCAATTCTATGGAATGGCCATTTTTGAG TTGGATGAGCAGGAGAAGATCGTGAAGGTGGAGTTCTTTTACGACCCTGGTGAATTGCTGGGAGGTCTTCTGAAAAGTGAGAGCTTGGATGGTTCTGCTGAGGAGCCGAGTACAAGCTGCCCTGTGCTAAGGAACACAGGCTAG